ATGGCTTATGAATTGACAAAAAGTAAGTCTGTATTTATAATTTATGCCTTTGCTTTTGCTATTGGATTTTCTACAACTATGGCAGAACCTGCACTTATGGCGATTGCAAAAAAAGCAAAAGAGATTAGTGATGGTAGAATAAATGATTTTGCACTAAGATTGTTTGTTGCCCTTGGAGTTGCAATTGGTATTGCTCTTGGAGCCTTTAGAATAGTTGATGGTGGGCATATACATTATTATATTATTGTGGGATATATTCTTGTTATAATATTAACTTTTATAGCTCCAAAATATATTATTCCTATAGCTTATGATAGTGGTGGGGTTACAACTTCAACAGTAACTGTTCCACTAGTTGCAGCATTGGGAATTGGATTAGCAACAAATATTCCCGGAAGAAGTCCACTTATTGATGGATTTGGTCTTATAGCTTTTGCTTCATTATTTCCAATGATTACAGTTATGCTTTATGGGATATTAACTGAAAAACTTGGGGTTAAATCAGATACTCAAATTGAAGCTGAAAATATCTTACGGGATAATTTAGTTGATGCTGAAAATATGGATTTAGCAACTGTAAATATTGATGGAAGTAATAGAAGACACTCTTTACCTATGGATTTTTATGCTGTTGCAATAATAGTGCCAAAAGATAAAAAAATAGATGCAATTCAAGCAGCTAGTAAAGCTGGAGCAAATGGAGTTACAGTACTAAGAGCAGATGGAATGGGACTTGGTAAAATGCACAATTTTTATAGAACTTCTTTTGAAGCAAATGATTCTTTACTTCTATTTTTATTGCCAAAAGCTAGGGTAAATCCTGTAATAAAATCAATTATTCATTCCCTTCATATAACAACAGAAGGAAAAGGTATTGCTTTTGCTTTTCCTTTAACTCATATGAAAGGTATTAGTTTAAGTAGGCATGATATTTTCCAAAATAGAAAAGATAGAAAAGATGAAAATGAAGAAGAAAATACAGAAAATAATGAAGAAGAATTAACAAAAGAAAATGAAAGCAATAAGTAATTTAGAACAGATAAAAGAAATAATAGCTTCGAGGGAAGCTTTGATTATATATTTCTCTTCTAAAAGTTGTTCCGTATGTAAAGTACTAAAACCAAAGATAGAAAAAGAAGTTTCAAGTTATTTCGATAAAATTAGTTTTTTTGAAATAAAAATTGAGGAGAGTTTAGAAATAAGTTCTTATTTTACAGTTTTTCAAGCTCCCACAATCTTATTTTATCTTGATGGAAAAGAATTTTTAAAAGAAGGAAAAAATATAAGTATAAGTGCTTTTATAAATGCAATAAAAAGACCTTATGAGATGTTTTATGGAGAATAAATGAAAATTACTATTATTACATTTTTTGTAGTTTTGCTTTTAATGCAAGCAATACAAATAGACAAAATAAACCCTGTTACTGATAAATCTCTGGAAATTCAAGCACCAAAAGAGGTTAAAGTTTTACTTAAAAATGCTTGTTATGATTGCCATTCAAATGAGACTGTATGGCCTTGGTATAGCTCAATTGCTCCTGGGTCTTGGTTAATAGAAGGGCATGTGGTTGATGGAAGGAAAGCATTAGATTTTACAAAATGGAACTCTTATTCACAAGAAAAAAAAGAGAAAAAACTTAAAAGAATATATAGAACTGTATATGCTGCTATGCCACTAGCTAGTTATATGTGGATACATAAAGAAGCTAATTTGACAAAAGAACAAAGAGAATTAATAAGAGAATGGACAGGAGTTAGAAGATAGTGGTAAATGCTGAGCTAAATGAACTTTTACAAGACAAAAAAGAACTTTTAACAGTAACATATTTTAAGCTTCAAAAAAAGTTTGAAGAAAAATATGGAGTAAATACTGTAGTTCTTATGGAAATAGGGACATTTTTTGAAGTTTATGAAGTAAATAATGAAGAAGAACAAATAGGTAAAGCAAAAGAGATTGCTGAGCTTTTAAATATACAATTAACAAGAAAAAACAAAGCTATTTTAGAAAACTCAAAAGAGAATCCAATTATGGCAGGTGTTCCTGCAATATCACTAGAAAAACATCTTGCTAGAATAATTGGTGAACAAAAATACACAGTTGTATTAATAAGACAAAAAGGTCTTCCTCCTAAAGTTAGTAGATATATTGATACAGTTGTAAGTCCTGGGACAAACTTTGATTTTGTAATTGACCAAGATGAAAATAATATTACTTCACTTACAATAGATTGTAATAAGGGAATCTTTTCTGTTGGTTATAGTGCCATTGATGTTACAACTGGAAAATGTTATTACAATGAAGTTCATGGAACAAGCGAAGATAAAAATTTTGCCCTTGATGAGTGCTTCAATTATATGAATATGCATAAAACAAATGAGGTAGTTATCTCCTTTTGTGATAAAGCAATAAATCAAAAAGAGATAATAGAATATCTTGAATTATCTCACAAAACTTTTCATATAAGTTCATTTAGACCAAAAATTGTTTATCAAAATGAGTTATTTAAAAATGTATTCAATATAGAATCGCTTCTAACTTCAATAGAACATCTTGATATGGAAAGAGTTCCCTTAGCTACTGAATCATTAGCAGTGTTGATTGATTTTGTAATTGGACATGATGCAAAGATTATTCAAAAACTATCTTTTCCTCAAAGGCTAGATATTAGCAGATATATTTATCTTGGAAACAATGCCCTAGAGCAATTAAATATAATAGAGACTTCACATAATCCATCTTTGATAAAAATCATAAATAATACTTCAACTGCTATGGGGAAAAGACTTTTAAAAGAGAGACTTACACATCCAGTAAAAGATGAAAAAGAGTTACTAAGAAGATATGCCTTATCAAAAGAGTTATATGATTATCATACTCCAATTGAGAGTGAATTAGCAAATATTTATGATATAGAAAGATTAACTAGAAGAATTAAACTATCACGTCTTCATCCCTTTGAATTAAACTACTTATATGACTCGCTTATTAGTATAAAAGAAGTAGTTGCTTTCATGGAAAACTATAAATTCTTTACAGCACCTTGTACTTCTGCTGAGTTACAAATGTTCATTGACTCTATTGATTCAACCTTTGATTTATCAATTAGTGGCAAGTATATGCTAAAAGATGTTGAAGCAAATATGATTTGTGAGGGAATCAATACAAAAATTGATGAACTTACAAATGAAAATAAAAAACTAATAGAGAAATTAGAGATATTGAGACTTCATATTTTGGGATTTTTAAAATCAAATGATCAAAACTTTGTTAGTATTCAAAGACTTGATAAGGAAGGATTTTATTTAGGGCTTACAAAAAGTAGATTTAATCTTATGAGAGAAGATCTTTTAAATTCACATTTAATAATTGATGATGAATTACTTTTATTTAAAGATTTTAAAATAAAAGTTCAAACAAATTCTGTAAAAATAACTTGTAAACTGACAGAAGATATCTCAGATAAATACGTACATAATTTACGAAAAATTATTGAGTTAAATAAACTTGTTTTTAAAGAAAAACTTGTGGAATTTGAGAAAAAATTTGCTATTTTACTTGAAGAGTTAGTTCAATTTATTGCTGAAATTGATTTAACAGTTTCAAATATAAAAACAGCTAAAAAACATAACTACTCACCTCCTAAAATAGTAAAAACAAAAGATAATGAGAGTTTTATTGAACTTATAGATTTAAGACATCCTATAATTGAACATGGAGAAGAACAGGGAATTTATGTACCTAATGATGTTATTTTAGGAGAACTTAGTCTTGCAAGTGATGAATACAAAAATAATGTAATCATCAAAAACTCAAATCCAATAAATATGTTTAATAATAAAATGCATGGTGTTTTACTTTATGGAATAAATTCAAGTGGAAAATCTTCTCTTATGAAATCAATAGGGATTGCAGTAATTTTGGCACAAGCTGGATTTTATGTACCGTGTAAATCTATGAGATTTTCTATTTTTGATGCAGTATTTACAAGAATTTCAGGAGCTGATAATATTGCAAAAGGATTATCTTCTTTTGCAGTTGAGATGTTAGAACTTAAAAATATATTCAATAGGGCTACAAAGAATTCACTTGTACTTGGTGATGAGATAAGTCATAGTACTGAAACTATGAGTGGAGTTAGTATTGTGGCAAGTGCCATATTAAAATTAGCAAAATTAGAATCGATTTTTATGTTTGCTACACACTTACATCAACTGCCTGAACTTCCAGAAATAGAAAAACTAAAAAATATAATATGTTTACACTTATCTGTTATGTATGAAGATAGTGAAGACAAGCTTATATTTGATAGAAAACTTCAATATGGAAGTGGAAGTAGTATGTATGGTTTAGAGTATGCAAAATCACTTCATATGGATAAAGAGTTTCTTAGAATGGCAAATGATATAAGAAAAAAACTAACCGATGATTATGAACCAATTGAAAGAATCTCACAAAGAAAAACTTCAAAATACAATAAAGACCTTATTGTTTCTACTTGTGTAATATGTGGAAGAAGTGTTGATGATGTTCACCATATAAAAGAACAAGCAAGAGCAAATAAAGATGGCTTTATAGGTCATGTAAATGCAAATCATAAATATAATTTAATTCCTCTATGTAAAGAACATCATAAAATGGTACATGAGGGTAAAATAAATGTAAATGGGTTTATAGCTACTTCAAAAGGTTTGGAATTGCATTATACGATGTTGGATGAAGAAAAATAAAGGAAAATTTATGATAGAAAATATAAAGCCTACAAATACTTTTGAATTTGATGGGAGGAGTGTTCTTTATGGTAAATTTGGAAAAGGACCAGCTTTAGTAATAGTACATGGAACTCCTTGGTCATCTTTTAATTTGCGTCATTTAATAAAGAAATTATCTCAAGAATATACTGTATATTATTATGATTTATTAGGATATGGTTGTTCAAGTAAAGCTTTAGGAGATGTCTCTTTAGGTATGCAAAACAGATTATTAAAGGCTTTACTTGAATATTGGAATTTGGATAATCCTTTTGTTATTGGACATGATTTTGGTGGAGCAATAGTATTAAGAACTCATTTATTAAATAACCAAGATTTTAAGAAAATAGTTTTAATTGACCCCGTTGCGGTATCTCCTTGGGGTTCACCATTTTTTAAACATGTAAATAAATTTGAAGAAGCTTTTGCAGGGGTTCCTGATTATATTCATGAGTCAATTATTCAAGCGTATGTTAAAACAGCAATATACAAACCACTTGAAGAAGAAGTATTAAATAAGACTTTATCTTTTTGGACAAAAGATGGAGGTAAAGAAGCCTTTTATAGACAAATAGCACAAGCTGATTCAAAATATACAGATGAAGTTCAATCACTTTATCATACAATCAAAGTGCCAGTAGAAATTATATGGGGAAAAGAAGATTCATGGATTCCTTTAGAAAAAGGAAAAGAACTTCATAAAATGATTCCAAATTCAGTTTTTCATATAATAGATGATGCAGGGCATCTTATAATAGAAGAAAAACCTGATGAGCTAATCGAGAAAATATTACCATTTTTACAAAAGTAATAACATAGACTCTTAAGTCTATGTTATTTGATTATAAATTTATTATTCACTTAACTCATGAGTTAAGTCAGCTTCTGCAGCTTCAAGCATAGCAAACTCTTCTTCAGCCGTTTTTGCAACTAAATGATTTTTACTATAGAAGAAGTAATATAAAGCACCAATTGCATATAAAACAAGAGTATAATTAAACGCTCTTGGGTCAAAAGCATAAACACCTGTTAGTGCAACGATAGATAATACAAAAGCAATACCAGAAGTTAAAACTCCACCTGGAGTTTTATAAGGTCTTGGCATATCTGGATTTTTAACTCTTAATAAGATATGACTAAATGCCATTAGCGCGTATGATATAGTTGCACCTACAACTGCCATAGCTAACATTAAATCACCTTCACCAGTTAGTGAAGCTAAGAATCCTAAAACACCTGGAACAATTAAAGCCCAAGTAGGAGTTTTCTTTTTACTTGTTAAAGATAAAAATTGTGGTAAATAACCAGCTCTTGATAGGGCAAATACTAATCTACTATAACCATATATGATAGAGAAAAATGAAGCAATTAAACCAGCTAAACCTAATACATTAACAATAGTTGCTAAAGTAGTATTTCCATTTACATTTAAAGCATCTACTAAAGGAACAGCACTTTTACCCATTGCATCAGCACCTGCAACACCTGCAAGTAAAAATACAACTAAAACTGCAGAGATAAGTAGGAAAATCATAGCTGCAATAATACCTTTTGGTACATCTTTTTCAGGATTTTTTGCTTCTTCAGCAGCTAATGGTACACCTTCAACTGCTAGAAATAACCACATACCAAAAGGTAAAGCAGCCCAAACACCATGCCAACCAAATGGTAAAAAGCTAGTAGCTCCAGCAACATCAGCAGAAGCTTTAATATCAAATAGATTTGACATATCAAAATTACCAATTAGAGCAAGAGCAGTAGCAATAATAGCAAATACAGCTAAAGCACTAATTACCATCATAGTTTTTAAAGCTTCCCCAGCACCAAATAAGTGAATAGCAATAAATACTGCATAAAATAGTGCATAAACTAATGGACCATTAATACCGAGTAAAGCCTCAACGGCAGAACCAATAAAAATAACAATAGCAGCAGGTGCAATAGCATACTCTATTAATATAGCAAGTCCAGTTAAATATCCACCAGCTGGTCCCATAACTTGTCTTGCAAAGCTATATCCACCACCAGCAGCTGGTATTGCAGCTGACATTTCAGCTAATGCTAAAACTAAACAAAAATACATTACAGCCATTAAAGCAGCAGCAATGGCAAATCCACCCCAACCAGCTTCTGCAATACCAAAGTTCCATCCAGCAAAATCACCTGAAATAACATATGAAATACCAAGTCCAGCAAGTAACATCCAACCAGCTGTTCCCCTTTTTAACTGTCTTTTTGCAAGATAGTCTTGATCAATTTTAGTTTTTCCCATTTCCCATATCCTTTAGTTTAGAAGAAAATTTTCTTCACTGTTAGTTAGTTCGATTTCATCATTTGTTGTTCTATCTTTTAAATTCACACCCGATAATTCTAATCTTCGAGATTCTTTTAATAAATAAATTGTTTTTTTTACAGCCTCGGCATAAGATAATCCATCTAATCGAACATTTGAGATACAATTTCTATTTGCATCTGTAAGGCCAACCTGTGCGTCCCAGGTAAGATATAAACCAAGACTATCAGGGGAGCTTAACCCTGGTCTTTCTCCAATTAATACTAAAGTTGCTTTTGCATTTAATAACATACCAACTTCATCGCCAATAGCCACTCTTCCCTGTTGAACAATTGTGAAAGGTGCTATGCTCCATTCTTGTTTATCTTGTGATAGTGCTTGACATAATTTATCTATAAAATTAATGGCATTTTCTTTTATTGCTAAAGATGAAAGCCCATCTACAATTACAATTGCTAAATCATAAGGCCTAGATTCAACTGAAACTGTATCTTTTAGTATATTGTGTGATTTTTGATTTAGTTTTCTTCCTAAATCAGGTCTTTGTAGATATTCAATTCTATCTTTTGCTTCAGAGTGTAGAAGAATACTTTTATGTCCTTTTTGCAGAAGCTCTTTGTTAGTTCTATTTGAAGTTACAATATTTACATTAAATGAGGTATTATCTATTTGTTCAAAGATATAATCCACATCTAGTGGTAAATGAACAGCATCTTGTGCTTGAGCGTGAGCTAATTGAAAATCTAGTAAGTGAGAAGTTGGAAGACTAATTCCACTTCTTCCAAGTCCAATTCTTGCATCTGTATACTCTCTTAAAACTGACCATGGATTTTTTATAACATCTGAATGTTTACTTGTATTATCAATATGTTTATTTCCCATTTTAAGCTCCAATTACTTTTTTAAGTGATTTTGAAAAGCCAGAAGGGATATCATTATTTAAAGAGAATGTATCTGTATTTGTAAATATTTCCATCTTTTTTAACCAAGCTTCAAATTCAGGAGCAGGGTGTAAGTCTAAAACTCTTCTAGCATAAAGAGCATCATGGAAAGAGGTTGTTTGATAATTAAGCATAATATCATCAGAACCTGGAATCCCCATAATAAAATTACATCCAGCAACTCCAAGTAGAGTTAATAAATTATCCATATCATTTTGATCTGCATCTGCATGGTTTGTATAACAAATATCACAACCCATTGGTAGTCCTAATAGTTTCCCGCAAAAATGATCTTCTAATCCAGCTCTTGTAATCTCTTTTCCATCAAATAAATATTCAGGTCCTATAAAACCAACAACAGTATTTACTAATAATGGATCAAACTTTTTAGCAACAGCATAAGCTCTTGCTTCACAAGTTTGTTGATCAACTCCAAAGTTTGCATTTGCTGATAAGGAACTTCCTTGACCTGTCTCAAAATACATAACATTATTTCCAACGGTTCCTCTATTTAAAGAGAGTGCTGCTTCTCTTGCTTCTTTTAAAATAGATAAATTAACCCCAAAGCTTGTATTTGTAGCTTCCGTTCCTCCAATAGATTGGAAAACCAAATCAACGGGTGCTTTTTTTTCAATAGCTTCAATAGTATTTGTAACATGGGTTAAAACGCATGATTGTGTGGGGATTTCATATTTTGTAATTATTTCATCCATTATTTTTAGAAGTTTTATAGTCTGTTCAACATTATCAGTAGCTGGATTGATACCAATTACTGCATCTCCATTTCCATATAATAATCCATCTAAAATACTTGCTGTTATTCCTCTAACATCATCTGTTGGATGATTTGGTTGTAATCTTGTTGAAAGATGGTTTTTTAATCCTATTGTATCTCTAAAGGCAGTTGTAATAGGGCATTTTTTTGCTACTAAGATTAAATCTTGATTTCTCATGATTTTACTAACAGCTGCTACCATTTCAGGTGTCATACCAGCTCTTGCTTGTTTTATTAATTCAGGTGTTGTAGTATCGCTTAAGAGCCAATCTCTAAAATCCCCAACTGTTAGATGTGAAATGATTTTAAATGCTTCACTATCATGCTCATCTATAATAAGTCTGGTGATTTCATCTTTTTCATATGAGATAAGATGTTCTTCTAAAAAAGTTTTTAGTGGGACTTCTGCTAAGCGCATTTGAGCTATAACTCTTTCTTGGGATGAACTTGCAGCAACTCCTGCTAAAACATCTCCAGATCTTTTTGGGGTGGCTTTTGCCATTAAATCAGCTAAGTTTTTAAAGGTATAAGTCTTTTGTCCAAGTGTATATTTATAAGTGTTCTTCATATTTAATCCTAATGTAAAAGATCAAAGAATTTTGATTATCAATTTCTTTAGAATAATTTTACATTAAAATTGTAGCTTGAATATAGGTATAAAGATATTTATTTTTGTATATAAAATATACAATTTTAATAATATTAAATTAATTAATAATATTTAATATTTTAAAGTATTATTTAATAGTATTAAAGTAAAAAAAGGGATAAAGACAATTTTAATAATTGTCTTTATCTTTATTTATTAGAAGGTCTTTTGTAAATCTTATGACTTTATTTCTACCTGTTTCTTTTGCTTTATATAAACATAAATCAGCAAATTTGATACATTTCCACATTTGGTCAGTATCACTAGGTAAGAAGGCATAACCAATACTTACTGTTTTACTAAATGATTCATTATTAAAAGTATATACTAGTTTTGCAAATTCACTATTTATTCTTGTAGCTAAATCTTTTGCACTCTCTTCAGTTGGGTTTTCCATAATTATTAGGAATTCTTCTCCTCCAAATCTAATAATGAAATCTTTATCAGAAATTTCTGCTTTCATTGTTTTTGAAAGTTTTTGTAAAATAGCATCACCTGCATCATGTCCATAAGTATCATTAACCATTTTAAAATAATCTATATCTAAGAACATAACAGCATAGGATGAGCCAAGAAGTAGTTCTTGAGGCATTCTTTTTTCTATAAAGTCATCTAAATATTTTCTATTATAAAGTCCTGTTAATCCATCAATTAAGTTTCGCTCTCTTAGCACATCCATTAGAATTTTACTTTCTAAAATAGGTTTAGTTTCTTCTAGATATTTTTTGATAATTCCAATTTTATATTTTGTATCTTCTAAATGTTCTTTGCCATCACACATGATATGGACAGTTATGCTTTTATGTTTATTTATAGTAAATGGAATACAAATATAATCTGTACAATTATCACAAGTAGCAATTCTGCATATCTCTGGAAAATTTTCTGATAAAACTACCGTGTCAGTTCTTTCAGCTCTACATTGTTCTTTTATATTTTTAAGTAGACTACAACAAGGCATACTATCTTTTGTTGAAAATATTACTTTTCTCAAATCTCTTTTTAAATCATTTTCATAAATACAAAAATTTTCTATTTTTAGTTTATCTTTAAAGACTTGCACCAGTCTATAATAAATATCATCTTTAGTTAAATCAGTTTCTATAGTTTTTTTATAGTTATATATTTCTGTAATATCTTCTATTATTTTTTTTGCAGTTAAAAGTTTATCACTATTTGTACTTGATGCTCTATTATGAACAAATGCTGTTAAGTTTTTCTCAATTCCTGTTAACACAGTTTCTAGTTTTTCAATGATTTCATTTAACCATTGGAAAGCTTCTTTATCTTCTTTTAATACACCTTCTTTTGCTCTAACTGAATAGTCACCTTCATGTACTTTTTTTAACACTTCTGTAATTGAATCAAAAGATGAAGTATAAGGTTTGATTTTTCTACTTATATAAATAAGTATAAGTATTAAAAATACTGTAATAATTGCAATTATATTTAATAATACAGTTATGCTTGAAATTCTATCATCTTGAATATCAAACTCTAAAGAAATGGCACCTAAAACTTCTCCTTCTTTTGCAGTATGACAGCTTAGACAGTTTGGTTTATCATGTGATGAAGCAGTATATGGAATAGTAATTCTTAATGTGGCACTTTCTAAAGATTCATTAGGAAGAAGAATTTCTTTTCCTGTTTGTAAAACCTTTTCATCAATTTCATCCCTTGGCTTTTCATTTCTATTGGTTGATTTTCCAAATTGTTGTGAAACAGTTTCACCTCTTATTATCCATAAATCTTTAATCTCTTTTATTTGACTAATACTAGTCAAAAAAGTCTCTCTTTTATCCATCGTTCCATTAATCATGTGGGAAGTTAATGTTTCTTTAACAATATCTGCAGCTAAATAGGCTCTTTTTTTAGCTCCATTATAACCACTCTCTCTTGAACCAATTGCAACAAGTGCTACTATAACAATGGTTAATAGGGTAACCATTGAAAAAATTATTATTGTTATTTTTTTATTTGAATCCATTTTATAACCTAAAAAATAGTTTAAATAATATTATCATAATTATATTTTAATTTTAATATAACTATTTACAATTTTGTGAGAATTTATTATTTTATGTAGATTTAATATAAATTATTTATAATTAAGATAGAACAAAGAAGTAGTTTTAAGTATATTCTTAATATAATTTGTTTTTAGTTAAAGGAAATTAATGAATCTAAGAGTTTTGGTTGTTGATGATAGTTCAACTATGAGAAGAATCATTGTTAATGTTTTAACGCAATTAGGTATATCTACTGATTATATTCATGAGGCAGAAGATGGATTAGTTGCCCTAGGAAAGGTAAAAACAAATAGCTATGATGTAATTTTAACAGATTGGAATATGCCAAGAATGAATGGACTACAGTTTGTTCAAAATGTTAGAAAATTACCTAAATATGTGCATACACCAATTTTAATGATAACAACTGAAGGTGGAAAATCAGAAGTTATAGAAGCTTTAAAAAGTGGAGTTAATAACTATATTGTAAAACCATTTAATGCAGATATCCTAAAATCAAAATTAGAACCTATATTAAATAAAAATAAGAAATAAAAATTATAATTTTAAAGTAAATCAATCTTCTTGAACTTCAGGAAGTTTTTTTGCTAAATATATCGCAAGTACTCCTATTAGAGATAAAAATAAAATAATCCCACCAACTCCAATTGAAGAGCTAAGAGTTCCAATTGAACCACTTAAAAGTAAAATTACTCCAATTAGAGTATTACTAACAGCAACATAATCTGTTCTTTTATTTCCCTCTGCTAAGTCAACGATATATGTTTTTCTACCAATTCTTATACCTTGATAGCCAATACTTAAAATAAAATAGATAATAGGCATAATCCATATGAAAGAGAAAAGTTGTGAATAAAAATAATAAATAAAAGATACAACAAAACCTACGCTCGTGGCAATAGTTGCTCCTACAATCATAACTCTTTTACTAGATATATCTGAAAATTTACCCCAAAAATTTGCAGATAATAAATCTGCAAGCCCACTTGAAAGAATAAAAAGACCTAATAAATAAGTATCATCATTAGAGTGTTCTTTAGCTATGATTACAAAAAAAGGCGCACTTAAAACTGAACATAAAAATAGTGCTCTTGTTATAACAAAAAGTCTAAAGGGCTTATCAGTTTTTAAAATTGAAAGTTTTTTAATAGCAACAGTAAAGGCATTTCCTCCACCATGTGTTTCTCCTGGAAACTCGTTTATTCGTGAATATATAATTGATGCTAAAATCCAAAATATTCCAGCAATGAAAAGTAGTACTCCAAAATTTTGAGAAGAAAAAGGTTTTTCTCCATTTAATAAAAAATAAACTCCAAGTGCAACAACAAGAACACCTGCAAGCATTGCAGAAAGTCCATTTAGTGCACCTCTTCTTGTTTTCGGAATCGTTTTACCAAGTACATCTTTTGCTGCAACTGAACACAAGCCTCTTGCTAAACTCATAAGAATAAGTAATACTATAATTGCTAAACCAGCATTTAATCCTTCTAAATTCCAAGCCACAAGACCAATTGCAAAGATGCACAAGGCTTGTAAAATTGAGCCAATTACCCAAGTCCATTTTCTAATAGGAAGTTTTCTAACATATGCTGCTATAAAAAGTTGAGGAAGAAGTGAGCCTGATTCTCTAATTGGAACTAAAAAACTAATCAAAAATACAGGAACATTTAAGCTATGCATTATCCAGGGTAAAATTATTTTTGTATTAGAAATTGCATCTGCGAGTTTAGTAAAGAAGTAACTAATAAGAGTTAGAAAGAAATTACCGGGTACCACCTTGCATGCTTTTTCATCTATAGCTTTGCAAACTCTTGCATCTTCTTCATTTACAAGTTTATTGTAAATATTATCAGGATTAAATTTTTTTAAAGGCATATTATAAAGCTTTGAATCCTTCTTCTAAATCAAGTGTACCTTCATAAAAAGCTTTTCCAACTATAACACCAGCAATATTTCCATTTGCCTTACAGTTTGTTATATCATTTATATCTTTTACACCACCACTTGCAATTGTATCTATTCCACTAGCAAGGGCAATTGATTCTGTGAATTCTACATTTACACCACAAAGCATACCATCTTTACTTATATCTGTACAAATAATAGCTTGAACACCTGCATTTGCAAACTCACGAGCTAAAGTTGTAGCTTCCATTGTAGATACTTCTGCCCAACCTTCAACTGCTACCATTCCATTCATTGCATCAATTCCTACAGCAATTGGATAACGAGCAGCCATATCTTTTACAAATTGTGGGTCTTTTACTGCAATTGAACCTAAGATTAATCTATCAACTCCTAGTTCAATATACATTTTGATAGTCTCTTCATCACGAATTCCACCACCAAGTTCGATTTTAAGATTACAGTTTTCTCTTATTTTTCTGA
This portion of the Arcobacter nitrofigilis DSM 7299 genome encodes:
- a CDS encoding response regulator; translated protein: MNLRVLVVDDSSTMRRIIVNVLTQLGISTDYIHEAEDGLVALGKVKTNSYDVILTDWNMPRMNGLQFVQNVRKLPKYVHTPILMITTEGGKSEVIEALKSGVNNYIVKPFNADILKSKLEPILNKNKK
- a CDS encoding MFS transporter yields the protein MPLKKFNPDNIYNKLVNEEDARVCKAIDEKACKVVPGNFFLTLISYFFTKLADAISNTKIILPWIMHSLNVPVFLISFLVPIRESGSLLPQLFIAAYVRKLPIRKWTWVIGSILQALCIFAIGLVAWNLEGLNAGLAIIVLLILMSLARGLCSVAAKDVLGKTIPKTRRGALNGLSAMLAGVLVVALGVYFLLNGEKPFSSQNFGVLLFIAGIFWILASIIYSRINEFPGETHGGGNAFTVAIKKLSILKTDKPFRLFVITRALFLCSVLSAPFFVIIAKEHSNDDTYLLGLFILSSGLADLLSANFWGKFSDISSKRVMIVGATIATSVGFVVSFIYYFYSQLFSFIWIMPIIYFILSIGYQGIRIGRKTYIVDLAEGNKRTDYVAVSNTLIGVILLLSGSIGTLSSSIGVGGIILFLSLIGVLAIYLAKKLPEVQED
- the hisA gene encoding 1-(5-phosphoribosyl)-5-[(5-phosphoribosylamino)methylideneamino]imidazole-4-carboxamide isomerase yields the protein MDILPAIDLKDGKAVRLSKGLMDSAKIYSDEPWQVAKRFEELGSKWVHIVDLNGAFEGKPANLEQIRKIRENCNLKIELGGGIRDEETIKMYIELGVDRLILGSIAVKDPQFVKDMAARYPIAVGIDAMNGMVAVEGWAEVSTMEATTLAREFANAGVQAIICTDISKDGMLCGVNVEFTESIALASGIDTIASGGVKDINDITNCKANGNIAGVIVGKAFYEGTLDLEEGFKAL
- a CDS encoding GGDEF domain-containing protein; protein product: MDSNKKITIIIFSMVTLLTIVIVALVAIGSRESGYNGAKKRAYLAADIVKETLTSHMINGTMDKRETFLTSISQIKEIKDLWIIRGETVSQQFGKSTNRNEKPRDEIDEKVLQTGKEILLPNESLESATLRITIPYTASSHDKPNCLSCHTAKEGEVLGAISLEFDIQDDRISSITVLLNIIAIITVFLILILIYISRKIKPYTSSFDSITEVLKKVHEGDYSVRAKEGVLKEDKEAFQWLNEIIEKLETVLTGIEKNLTAFVHNRASSTNSDKLLTAKKIIEDITEIYNYKKTIETDLTKDDIYYRLVQVFKDKLKIENFCIYENDLKRDLRKVIFSTKDSMPCCSLLKNIKEQCRAERTDTVVLSENFPEICRIATCDNCTDYICIPFTINKHKSITVHIMCDGKEHLEDTKYKIGIIKKYLEETKPILESKILMDVLRERNLIDGLTGLYNRKYLDDFIEKRMPQELLLGSSYAVMFLDIDYFKMVNDTYGHDAGDAILQKLSKTMKAEISDKDFIIRFGGEEFLIIMENPTEESAKDLATRINSEFAKLVYTFNNESFSKTVSIGYAFLPSDTDQMWKCIKFADLCLYKAKETGRNKVIRFTKDLLINKDKDNY